Proteins encoded within one genomic window of Pedobacter africanus:
- a CDS encoding alpha-L-fucosidase: MKINIKTFLYMFIFTCCALSAQQADGQEKLQLKHGSHRVGKRTDAVMAKWRGYGLGQFIHWGLYAIPGGEWNGKQYNGAAEWIRSWNGIPKSTYDSLIYKFNPVNFNAEEWAATAKQMGAKYVTITTKHHDGFCLWPSKYTNYTVANSPWKKDIMKPLIDAYDKQGIDVILYFSVMDWNHPGWRYDIKTKEDSIAFEGFKQFTRNQLLELLTLYPTAKGLWFDGTWDKSWVKQAAFADELETEMRKLRPGLIIGSRFRADENGKRHFDSNGVLMGDYEQGWERKIPNKIEDVHGNDWDCVMTVPENQWGYNKAWKGHIKTTNELLEMTAKCVSLGGNFVLNFGPQGDGAIRKEEKQLAAQIGDWMKTNNEAIYNCEYAGLEKQDWGYFTKKTGSDKLYMIVFNVPVSGALKVKLPANTSIGKSYLLAQPAQLLNTEEISGTEYFIHLKNTAAGKPFVVVLEPNAKKGSGNTYDKAKT; encoded by the coding sequence ATGAAAATAAACATAAAAACCTTCTTGTATATGTTCATCTTTACCTGCTGTGCACTCTCTGCACAGCAGGCCGATGGGCAGGAAAAGCTGCAGTTGAAACACGGCAGCCACCGCGTTGGCAAACGTACAGATGCTGTAATGGCCAAATGGCGCGGCTATGGACTGGGGCAATTCATCCACTGGGGCTTGTATGCCATCCCGGGGGGCGAGTGGAACGGTAAACAATACAATGGTGCGGCGGAATGGATCCGTTCCTGGAACGGCATCCCGAAATCTACCTACGATTCGCTTATTTACAAGTTCAATCCTGTAAACTTCAATGCTGAAGAATGGGCGGCAACGGCCAAACAGATGGGTGCTAAATATGTTACCATTACCACCAAACATCACGATGGTTTCTGCCTTTGGCCGAGTAAGTACACCAATTATACGGTGGCCAACTCTCCCTGGAAAAAGGACATTATGAAACCCCTGATTGATGCTTACGACAAACAAGGCATCGATGTGATCCTCTATTTTTCGGTGATGGACTGGAATCACCCCGGCTGGCGTTACGACATCAAAACCAAAGAAGACAGCATCGCTTTTGAAGGTTTTAAACAGTTTACCCGCAACCAGCTGCTGGAGTTACTTACCTTATACCCAACAGCTAAAGGGTTGTGGTTTGATGGTACCTGGGACAAATCCTGGGTAAAACAGGCCGCCTTTGCTGATGAGCTGGAAACCGAGATGCGCAAGCTGAGGCCTGGTCTCATTATTGGCAGCCGCTTCCGTGCTGATGAAAATGGAAAACGTCATTTTGACTCGAACGGGGTTTTAATGGGCGATTACGAACAGGGCTGGGAGCGTAAAATCCCAAATAAGATAGAAGATGTGCATGGGAACGACTGGGATTGTGTGATGACTGTTCCTGAAAATCAATGGGGTTACAACAAAGCCTGGAAAGGACACATCAAAACCACGAACGAGTTGTTGGAAATGACGGCCAAATGTGTTTCCCTGGGCGGAAATTTTGTGCTCAACTTTGGCCCGCAGGGCGATGGTGCGATAAGGAAAGAGGAAAAACAGCTTGCCGCTCAGATTGGAGACTGGATGAAAACCAACAACGAGGCCATTTACAACTGCGAATATGCCGGACTGGAAAAACAGGATTGGGGCTATTTTACTAAAAAAACGGGTTCCGATAAGCTGTATATGATTGTGTTTAATGTTCCGGTTTCAGGGGCGCTGAAGGTAAAACTACCGGCTAACACCAGCATAGGTAAATCTTATCTGCTGGCACAGCCGGCACAATTGCTGAATACTGAAGAGATCAGTGGTACAGAATATTTTATCCACCTTAAAAACACAGCAGCCGGAAAGCCATTTGTTGTGGTGCTGGAGCCTAACGCAAAAAAGGGTAGCGGCAATACATACGACAAGGCAAAAACATAA
- a CDS encoding RagB/SusD family nutrient uptake outer membrane protein, whose translation MKKHIKIFILGIVSGLLLLGCKKDFLDRYPLDNIVDQNFWKTENDLKLYANSLYPTYIVGFGTDFADGTVQPWGVNVNTLVYGDVITDNAAPLTYSKVGTDEYISHLSGTNESGGWNFTGIKQLNFFLDNYKRADIPEATSNIYLGEILFFKAWDYFNKVKLFGDVPWLTHSLNVNSPELYEARTPRAAVMDSVVMILNKAITCLPAKGSEESNRINKDMAQFLKSRIGLFEGTFRKYHPELGLDANKFLKYSTEASEALLNKYSLVQGNAGTVYNNLFATESYRGNTEVILWREYSAALTYGAAFSRYFAQNLRHQFGATRNLVDEYLCTDGKPISSSPLFQGKTSIQTEMQNRDPRLTQTIANFGTYNLASTTIQGANNAPLPNLPGMSGNKCPTGYRLAKWFYNSPVDWDRVTSGQQAAPVFRYAEILLNYAEAKYELGEANQSVIDQTINKLRSRVGMPGLTVGAEPTDTRLDDIYRNYAGGVINPLLREIRRERRVEMAFENTRWDDLMRWKTGRFIDIPVEGIKFVQSQFPAVVVNRDIYLSAEGYILPYFKTLPNGRKFNESKAYLFPIPVADILLNNKLVQNPNWEK comes from the coding sequence ATGAAAAAGCATATCAAAATATTTATACTGGGAATAGTATCAGGTTTACTGTTGCTGGGCTGTAAAAAAGATTTTTTAGACAGATATCCACTTGACAATATTGTAGACCAGAATTTCTGGAAAACGGAAAACGATTTAAAGCTGTATGCCAACAGCCTTTACCCAACTTATATTGTTGGTTTCGGAACCGATTTTGCCGATGGAACAGTGCAGCCCTGGGGCGTAAATGTGAATACCCTGGTTTATGGGGATGTAATTACAGATAATGCGGCACCCCTTACTTATTCGAAGGTTGGAACAGATGAGTATATCTCACATCTTTCGGGAACAAATGAATCGGGTGGCTGGAATTTTACAGGCATAAAACAGCTTAATTTTTTTCTGGACAATTATAAACGCGCGGATATTCCTGAGGCCACTTCAAATATTTATCTTGGAGAGATCCTGTTTTTTAAAGCATGGGATTATTTTAATAAGGTGAAATTATTTGGAGATGTGCCATGGTTAACACATTCCTTAAATGTAAACTCCCCAGAATTGTACGAGGCCAGAACGCCGCGTGCGGCAGTTATGGATTCTGTAGTAATGATACTGAACAAGGCCATTACCTGTTTACCTGCCAAAGGTTCGGAAGAAAGCAACCGCATCAACAAAGACATGGCACAATTCCTGAAATCGAGAATTGGACTTTTTGAAGGTACGTTCAGGAAATACCACCCAGAGCTTGGATTGGATGCGAACAAGTTCCTCAAATATTCTACTGAGGCCTCGGAAGCACTGCTTAATAAATACAGCCTGGTACAGGGAAACGCTGGAACTGTTTACAATAACCTTTTTGCTACAGAATCGTACCGCGGCAATACTGAGGTCATTTTATGGAGGGAGTACTCTGCGGCACTTACCTATGGGGCCGCCTTCAGCCGTTATTTTGCACAAAATTTGCGGCACCAGTTTGGTGCCACCCGCAATCTGGTAGATGAGTATCTATGTACAGATGGTAAACCGATTTCATCAAGTCCGTTGTTTCAGGGCAAAACTTCAATCCAAACTGAAATGCAGAACCGAGACCCAAGATTAACGCAAACCATTGCAAATTTTGGAACTTATAACCTGGCCAGCACCACGATTCAGGGGGCCAATAATGCGCCCCTGCCAAATTTGCCGGGCATGAGCGGAAACAAATGCCCTACAGGTTACCGTTTGGCCAAATGGTTTTATAACAGCCCGGTAGATTGGGACAGGGTAACAAGCGGCCAACAGGCTGCGCCTGTATTCCGTTATGCAGAGATCCTGCTGAACTATGCAGAGGCTAAATATGAACTGGGAGAGGCTAACCAGTCGGTTATTGACCAGACCATAAATAAACTGCGCAGCAGGGTAGGCATGCCTGGGCTTACGGTTGGTGCCGAACCTACAGATACCCGTTTGGATGACATTTACAGAAATTATGCTGGAGGGGTTATCAATCCCTTACTTCGGGAGATCAGGCGTGAAAGAAGGGTGGAAATGGCTTTTGAAAACACCCGCTGGGACGATTTAATGAGATGGAAGACGGGGCGCTTTATAGATATACCCGTTGAGGGGATTAAATTTGTTCAATCACAATTTCCGGCAGTGGTGGTAAATAGGGATATTTACCTAAGCGCCGAGGGATATATTTTGCCTTATTTTAAGACATTGCCGAACGGAAGAAAATTCAATGAATCAAAGGCATACTTATTTCCAATCCCTGTTGCAGATATTCTGTTAAACAACAAACTGGTACAAAATCCAAACTGGGAAAAATAG
- a CDS encoding SusC/RagA family TonB-linked outer membrane protein, giving the protein MKKNVLNELNRSKSRWGFPVLILLLGILPCNITLARASSRVVVMLKPVLQETVRGTVKDEDGLPIPGVSILEKGTKNGTSTNASGEFSIVVKDRTATLIVSSVGFVQQEVTISSKNLSITLQSDKKALEEVVVVGYGVQKKANLTGAVSQIDSKMLENRPTSSLGQALQGLMPNFNVNISNGSPNTSASYNVRGGTSFFKDANDGNKIKFQSGQPFILVDGIEMDPSLLNPEDIESVTLLKDAASAAIYGARGAFGVLLIKTKSGKKGKSNVTYSNSFQWSSPTAVPDLLNAYDIQDAILKAAALENVSAGSNEILKLQKIKEYMDDPVNNEPYYFADPTKNTNDIIWRGNVNLYDEALLKNSPMQKHNLTISGGSEKIAYYGSFGFQDQDGLYKINTDNLKRYNSLLNVNAQVNDWFKIDFRTAYNNSTYHEPVSPSGKGGWWTAMSQEPSRNVSMPIYVPASLNVKAKYTDNILSFMDYGSSNTENKSNILLSASPIFTLTKNWSLKGDLSYLNNGMIQKTIVPLLERLENTRNSTTTVHTNPDYISRYNFNSNKYTINVYTDYTKTFGGKHNFQGLLGYNQEWYTDQDLTARRNNINNNVPTLGQAQGERTVGDSESHWAVQGVFYRLNYNYEGKYLFESNGRYDGTSKFPSDTRFKFFPSFSAGWRITEEPFAKGIKSVVNDLKLRASYGSLGNQNVRNYLYISNYGTTSQINYLLGGLRPVGVTPPLLIDPSLTWETATTIDFGFDLTVLKKLEINFDWYRRRTTDILTDGLKFPAVLGAASPQVNSGTIDTRGWELIVKYSNNTAFGLNYDFAFTLGDYQSKVVKFDNNPANRIGDDILYEGQKMGEIWGYETYGIFQSADEITTAPTQKLIAAQASWFPGDVRYKDINGDNEITFGNNTLGNTGDRKIIGNNTPRYQFGLNTNLSYKGFDLNMFVQGVGKRDLWIGNNLYWGAGTTGTYETYNNSWTPDRANAFYPAYKNAARNRQVQTRYLENGAYLRMKNLALGYTLPKNLTDRISLQRVRISASAYNLFEFKSVPKTFDPELVGMNYPIIRSFALGIQATF; this is encoded by the coding sequence ATGAAAAAAAATGTACTCAATGAACTTAACCGTTCAAAATCTCGCTGGGGATTCCCGGTGCTGATCCTGTTGCTGGGCATCTTGCCGTGCAACATAACATTGGCGAGAGCTTCTTCCAGGGTAGTAGTAATGCTGAAACCCGTTTTGCAGGAAACTGTCAGAGGAACAGTTAAAGATGAAGATGGATTGCCGATACCTGGAGTCAGTATCCTGGAAAAGGGAACTAAAAACGGAACCAGTACAAATGCAAGTGGTGAGTTCTCAATAGTCGTTAAAGATCGTACAGCTACATTAATTGTAAGTAGCGTTGGCTTTGTACAGCAAGAAGTAACCATTAGTAGTAAAAACCTTAGCATCACATTGCAAAGCGATAAGAAGGCACTTGAAGAAGTTGTTGTTGTAGGATATGGTGTTCAGAAGAAAGCCAATCTAACAGGCGCTGTAAGCCAGATCGATTCAAAAATGCTTGAGAACAGGCCTACTTCAAGTTTAGGCCAGGCGCTTCAAGGCTTGATGCCAAACTTTAATGTAAACATTTCAAACGGAAGCCCTAACACGTCGGCAAGTTACAACGTAAGGGGTGGAACGTCTTTTTTTAAGGATGCCAATGATGGCAATAAGATCAAATTTCAAAGCGGGCAACCTTTTATTCTTGTGGACGGTATAGAAATGGATCCATCACTACTAAATCCTGAAGATATTGAGTCTGTAACCTTGTTAAAAGATGCTGCTTCCGCTGCGATTTATGGAGCAAGGGGCGCTTTTGGAGTGCTTTTGATCAAAACCAAATCAGGTAAAAAGGGTAAGTCTAATGTTACCTATTCTAATTCTTTCCAGTGGAGTTCACCCACAGCAGTACCTGATCTGCTGAACGCCTATGATATCCAGGATGCCATTCTTAAAGCAGCAGCATTAGAAAATGTCTCGGCAGGATCAAACGAAATATTGAAGCTGCAGAAGATAAAGGAATATATGGATGACCCGGTTAACAATGAGCCTTATTATTTTGCAGATCCTACAAAAAATACTAATGATATCATATGGAGGGGCAACGTAAACCTATATGATGAGGCATTGCTGAAAAACTCGCCTATGCAGAAGCATAACCTCACCATATCGGGCGGATCAGAAAAAATAGCTTACTATGGCTCTTTCGGTTTTCAGGACCAGGACGGATTGTATAAAATCAATACCGATAATTTAAAACGCTATAATTCGCTTTTAAACGTAAATGCACAGGTAAACGACTGGTTTAAAATAGATTTCAGGACTGCCTATAATAATTCTACTTATCATGAGCCTGTAAGCCCTTCGGGTAAGGGAGGCTGGTGGACGGCCATGTCTCAGGAACCTTCGCGTAACGTAAGCATGCCAATATATGTACCGGCATCTTTAAATGTGAAGGCAAAATATACCGACAACATCCTGTCGTTTATGGATTATGGTTCGTCTAATACCGAAAATAAATCCAATATATTGTTGTCGGCCTCGCCAATTTTTACGCTTACAAAAAACTGGTCTTTAAAAGGCGACCTGTCGTACCTAAACAATGGAATGATCCAGAAAACCATTGTGCCACTGCTGGAAAGGTTGGAAAATACAAGAAATTCTACAACTACTGTTCATACCAATCCCGACTACATTTCGCGGTACAACTTTAATTCCAATAAATACACCATCAACGTGTATACAGATTACACCAAAACCTTTGGGGGAAAGCATAATTTTCAAGGGTTGCTTGGCTATAACCAGGAATGGTATACAGACCAGGACCTGACAGCGCGGCGCAATAACATCAACAACAATGTGCCAACGCTTGGACAGGCACAGGGCGAGCGTACTGTAGGTGACAGTGAATCGCATTGGGCAGTGCAAGGGGTATTCTATCGACTCAACTACAATTATGAAGGCAAGTATTTATTTGAATCCAACGGACGTTACGACGGAACATCAAAATTCCCGTCCGATACACGTTTTAAATTCTTCCCATCCTTTTCTGCCGGATGGCGTATAACGGAAGAACCTTTTGCAAAAGGTATAAAGTCTGTTGTAAACGACTTGAAATTAAGGGCTTCCTATGGCAGCTTGGGTAACCAGAACGTAAGGAATTACCTGTATATCTCCAATTATGGAACGACGTCGCAGATTAACTACCTACTGGGCGGATTAAGGCCGGTAGGTGTTACACCTCCTTTGTTGATTGATCCGAGTTTAACCTGGGAAACCGCAACAACTATTGATTTTGGGTTTGACCTGACCGTGCTGAAAAAACTGGAGATCAATTTTGACTGGTACAGAAGAAGAACTACAGATATTCTTACTGACGGCTTAAAATTCCCTGCGGTACTTGGTGCTGCATCACCGCAGGTCAATTCAGGCACCATTGACACCAGGGGCTGGGAATTGATCGTGAAATATAGTAACAATACCGCATTTGGTTTGAATTACGATTTTGCCTTTACCCTGGGAGATTATCAGTCTAAAGTAGTGAAATTTGACAACAACCCTGCTAATAGGATAGGTGATGATATTTTGTACGAAGGGCAGAAAATGGGCGAGATATGGGGTTATGAAACCTACGGCATTTTTCAATCGGCCGATGAAATTACCACAGCACCAACGCAAAAGCTTATAGCTGCACAGGCTTCCTGGTTCCCAGGGGATGTAAGGTATAAAGACATCAATGGCGATAATGAAATCACATTCGGGAATAATACGCTTGGTAATACAGGCGACAGAAAAATAATAGGGAACAATACCCCTCGCTACCAATTTGGTCTGAATACGAACTTAAGTTACAAAGGGTTCGATCTGAATATGTTTGTACAGGGTGTAGGGAAAAGAGACCTATGGATAGGTAATAACCTGTATTGGGGCGCAGGGACAACCGGTACTTATGAGACTTACAATAACTCATGGACACCTGACCGGGCCAATGCTTTTTACCCTGCGTATAAGAATGCAGCCAGAAACAGGCAGGTCCAAACCAGGTATCTCGAAAATGGAGCTTACCTGCGTATGAAGAACCTGGCGCTGGGGTATACCTTACCTAAAAATTTAACCGACAGGATTAGCCTGCAAAGAGTAAGGATCTCAGCGTCCGCCTATAATCTGTTCGAATTTAAAAGTGTTCCTAAAACATTTGACCCTGAACTGGTTGGTATGAATTATCCAATCATCAGGTCCTTTGCGTTGGGTATACAGGCCACATTTTAA
- a CDS encoding NHL repeat-containing protein, translated as MKYLNKILPFLLLLLSMAACKKLTTDAFREHDIARAPLGITVINDDDQLPAQGVRVIISRKISPKGDFLKVDTIRTDRKGQASFDYPYPNIFKIEVDTAFYHKAEQVLEFIDSKGAQVVLHSSPKFGMGPLDIAVTDSKTAQPLSGISVSISRKASGQEVWGSAETENVDNAGKLLVSLPYPNEVRVAIADTMTYFPDTALVSLTSIKGAAAKLKTEMKPIAMEVNLYCAEYGAANKRAAFGTQVKISYRKRGETTFTDFLTDVIAANGKLKLNIQNAEEFRLAVTGDQIYADKTMNVTNPGTRLVSVDFPISLRAAKYPEPVLTNLQVGTLELNNELSVNKPQDIVTDKFGNRYITEGSGNRILRVDRFGNTTVLAGNGTAGTVDGAGASAQFNAPWGITIDASGNLYVTDNAASGGNKIRKITLNDTYVAAVSTIAGSGAASSLDGAGVAATFNRPAGICYDQARNCLYTVEWSGHRLRKIDLANNQVTTLAGSTSGMAAGVGTAAKFQIPWGVRMSADGNFVYVASWNGNGISKVRLSDNNVTILGMGKTNMSSPRGLYVSPANKVFIANTGGHYISKILAEADGNATTFEKLTGGTTAGYVDGTAAAARFAGPVGITYDPYTGIFYIADGDGVNQKIRTMKSADVP; from the coding sequence ATGAAATATCTGAATAAAATTCTCCCGTTCCTCCTGCTGTTGCTTTCTATGGCTGCCTGCAAAAAGCTGACCACCGATGCTTTCAGGGAACATGATATAGCAAGGGCCCCTTTGGGCATTACCGTAATCAATGATGACGACCAATTACCTGCACAGGGCGTAAGGGTGATCATCAGCCGTAAAATTTCGCCAAAAGGAGACTTTTTAAAGGTAGATACCATCCGGACCGATCGGAAAGGCCAGGCCAGTTTTGATTATCCATACCCCAATATCTTTAAAATTGAAGTAGATACGGCTTTCTACCACAAGGCTGAGCAGGTGTTGGAGTTCATAGACAGCAAGGGGGCACAGGTTGTTCTGCATTCCAGTCCGAAGTTTGGTATGGGGCCGCTTGATATAGCAGTTACCGACAGCAAAACTGCACAGCCACTTTCCGGTATCTCCGTTTCTATCAGTAGAAAGGCATCCGGGCAGGAAGTATGGGGCAGCGCAGAAACGGAAAATGTAGACAACGCTGGTAAATTGCTGGTTTCGCTGCCTTATCCGAATGAAGTGCGGGTTGCCATTGCCGATACGATGACTTATTTCCCGGATACGGCATTGGTATCACTTACCAGTATCAAAGGGGCTGCGGCCAAATTGAAAACAGAAATGAAACCAATAGCCATGGAAGTCAATCTGTATTGTGCCGAATATGGTGCTGCCAATAAGAGGGCGGCCTTTGGTACCCAGGTAAAGATCAGCTACCGCAAAAGAGGCGAAACAACGTTTACTGATTTTCTTACAGATGTAATTGCAGCCAATGGAAAACTGAAACTGAACATCCAGAATGCCGAAGAGTTCAGGCTGGCAGTGACGGGAGATCAGATCTATGCCGACAAAACTATGAATGTCACCAACCCGGGTACCCGTCTGGTAAGTGTAGATTTCCCAATCAGTTTACGTGCTGCCAAATATCCGGAGCCCGTGCTGACCAATTTGCAGGTAGGGACTTTGGAGCTGAACAATGAACTCAGCGTGAACAAGCCCCAGGATATTGTAACAGACAAGTTTGGCAATCGTTACATTACCGAGGGCAGTGGCAACCGGATATTGCGGGTAGACCGTTTTGGAAATACCACCGTACTGGCGGGTAACGGTACGGCAGGAACAGTTGACGGTGCCGGGGCTTCCGCTCAGTTTAATGCACCATGGGGCATTACTATTGATGCCAGTGGAAATCTATATGTTACAGACAACGCCGCTTCGGGAGGTAACAAAATACGCAAAATTACTTTAAACGATACTTACGTTGCTGCGGTGAGCACCATCGCTGGCAGTGGGGCCGCAAGCTCGCTTGATGGTGCTGGTGTTGCTGCTACCTTTAACAGGCCTGCGGGCATTTGTTATGACCAGGCTCGCAATTGCCTGTATACGGTGGAGTGGAGCGGGCACCGCCTGCGGAAGATCGACCTGGCCAATAACCAGGTTACCACTCTTGCAGGTTCTACCAGCGGAATGGCCGCAGGTGTTGGGACAGCCGCAAAATTCCAGATCCCATGGGGAGTAAGGATGAGCGCCGATGGTAATTTTGTATATGTGGCCAGCTGGAACGGTAATGGTATTAGTAAAGTGCGCCTGTCTGATAACAATGTTACAATACTGGGTATGGGCAAAACAAACATGTCCTCGCCAAGAGGCTTGTACGTTAGCCCGGCTAATAAGGTATTTATTGCCAATACGGGTGGGCATTACATCTCTAAAATATTGGCCGAAGCCGATGGAAATGCCACTACTTTCGAAAAACTTACCGGAGGTACAACTGCAGGGTATGTAGATGGAACAGCTGCTGCTGCAAGGTTTGCAGGGCCTGTTGGTATTACCTACGATCCTTATACTGGTATATTTTACATTGCTGATGGTGATGGTGTAAATCAAAAAATAAGGACTATGAAATCAGCAGATGTTCCTTAA
- a CDS encoding alkaline phosphatase family protein gives MKYIKSYPAAGQLKLMLAAFVMALLCLQGCKKYFDPPFVNEEQQQIIKKQRKVLLVVIDGATGTDIKTIAPPKITAMLANSKYSWDALADFIPSDAGTWKNIMTGVGVGKHGIEDDTFEVPSGGDGHEHDATTSYPTLIERLQASGKIRRSAGITTWAPLNNKMFVYADYPIKVATDAEVKDSALVKLKGLSNDLVIVNFGDVLKAGTTFGFSPNVPQYKEAVLKTDGYIGEMLDAIKGRKTYAAEEWLVIVTSNHGGTGTGYGEISNRTRDRNIFSLYYSANFKGKEIVPPVAIDGVKFTEGAITAKLAGTNADLYNLGSTGSYTIEFRLRIYAFGTQNSTIFFKSNSPANSNPGWWFIHNGSNGTWRFVVRRGPTGGANKTLTSADLGAAAPPKMVTDKWYTLAAKIYMEGTKRMMIIYQDGVKASAPMDITGEDIVSPAELFAGWKSGFGNNTNQSVSNIRIWNTALPDSKILEDACADGVSPTDAYYNNLIGYWPCNDGLAEFVNYSPQAKGKDLILTGNYVWDFLEKPVCATAPSPILPGQFALRNTDITSQIFYWFGVTIDAKWKLDGQVFLSSFESEFIK, from the coding sequence GGTGGTGATTGATGGTGCTACCGGTACCGATATCAAAACCATTGCGCCACCAAAAATAACCGCCATGTTGGCCAACAGCAAATATTCATGGGATGCGCTGGCCGATTTTATTCCCAGCGATGCGGGAACATGGAAGAACATCATGACTGGAGTTGGGGTAGGTAAACATGGCATCGAAGACGATACTTTTGAAGTGCCGAGCGGGGGCGATGGCCATGAGCACGACGCCACTACTTCCTATCCTACATTGATCGAAAGGCTGCAGGCTTCGGGTAAAATCAGGCGTTCGGCCGGAATTACGACCTGGGCACCCCTGAACAACAAGATGTTTGTTTATGCCGACTACCCGATAAAAGTAGCGACTGATGCTGAAGTTAAAGATTCGGCACTGGTGAAACTGAAGGGGCTGAGTAATGACCTGGTTATTGTAAACTTCGGCGATGTGCTTAAGGCTGGTACCACTTTTGGTTTCTCTCCAAATGTTCCGCAGTACAAAGAAGCTGTCCTGAAAACAGATGGTTATATCGGTGAAATGCTGGATGCCATTAAAGGTAGAAAAACCTATGCTGCCGAAGAGTGGCTGGTTATTGTGACCTCCAACCACGGGGGCACAGGAACGGGCTATGGCGAAATTTCCAACAGGACACGTGACAGGAACATCTTTAGCCTGTACTATTCGGCCAATTTTAAAGGAAAGGAAATTGTGCCCCCAGTGGCGATTGATGGGGTGAAGTTTACTGAAGGTGCGATAACGGCAAAGCTTGCAGGAACTAACGCCGACCTGTATAATCTGGGTTCAACCGGCAGTTATACAATAGAGTTCAGATTGAGGATATATGCCTTTGGAACACAGAATTCAACCATCTTTTTTAAGTCCAATAGTCCGGCCAACTCCAACCCGGGATGGTGGTTCATCCATAACGGCTCCAACGGTACCTGGAGGTTTGTAGTAAGAAGGGGACCCACAGGAGGGGCCAATAAAACACTTACTTCGGCCGATCTGGGTGCTGCGGCACCACCTAAGATGGTAACCGATAAATGGTATACCCTGGCAGCAAAAATTTATATGGAGGGCACCAAACGTATGATGATCATTTATCAGGATGGTGTAAAGGCTTCTGCACCAATGGATATCACCGGCGAAGATATTGTTTCGCCAGCAGAACTTTTTGCAGGATGGAAATCTGGTTTCGGGAACAATACCAATCAATCAGTATCCAATATCCGGATATGGAATACGGCCCTTCCCGACAGCAAAATTCTGGAAGATGCCTGTGCTGATGGTGTAAGTCCAACAGATGCCTACTACAATAACCTGATCGGTTACTGGCCATGTAACGATGGGTTGGCAGAATTTGTAAACTACAGCCCGCAGGCAAAGGGTAAAGATTTGATACTGACCGGAAATTATGTCTGGGATTTTCTGGAAAAACCGGTTTGTGCCACTGCACCAAGTCCTATTTTGCCTGGACAGTTTGCACTGCGCAATACCGATATTACTTCACAAATCTTCTACTGGTTTGGTGTAACCATTGATGCCAAATGGAAACTGGATGGCCAGGTGTTCCTGTCAAGTTTTGAATCTGAATTTATTAAATAG